The Candidatus Nitrosotalea sinensis genome contains a region encoding:
- a CDS encoding TrmB family transcriptional regulator, translating into MNLSDKTRKALEKIGLTSYEIKTYSSLLKTGPITASDLSQKSGVPYSKIYEVLGTLEEKGWIGSDDSRPTQYFAKSPATAIQTSRQQFETEFKNNENIVLKELTPLYEQSGISEKPDIWIISGVINIATKILEMVDSCRSEVMIAIPKVAEELAKEALPKLRLLHDRGVDITILVSEDVDSETLKSLSRLATVKVKKGLFGGGIISDKRYVVLLLGEELGTTGTKEAVAIWADHSGLAGFAREYFEYLLKESKDVKSTKV; encoded by the coding sequence GTGAACCTCTCTGATAAGACAAGAAAGGCGCTGGAAAAAATAGGCCTTACAAGTTATGAAATAAAAACATATTCGTCATTGCTAAAGACAGGACCAATTACTGCATCCGATCTCAGTCAAAAATCAGGGGTCCCGTATTCAAAGATATACGAGGTTTTAGGTACGCTTGAGGAGAAGGGTTGGATAGGCTCTGACGATTCAAGGCCTACGCAATATTTTGCAAAATCACCAGCAACTGCAATCCAGACATCAAGGCAGCAGTTTGAGACGGAATTTAAAAATAATGAAAATATCGTACTCAAAGAACTCACTCCTCTTTATGAGCAGAGTGGCATAAGTGAAAAGCCGGACATTTGGATAATTTCAGGTGTAATCAACATTGCAACAAAGATACTTGAGATGGTTGATTCTTGCAGAAGTGAGGTGATGATTGCCATACCCAAAGTAGCAGAAGAGCTTGCAAAAGAAGCTCTTCCAAAACTTCGACTGCTCCATGACAGGGGGGTGGACATTACTATTCTAGTATCAGAGGATGTTGATTCAGAAACGCTCAAGTCTCTTTCAAGGCTTGCAACAGTCAAGGTCAAAAAGGGATTGTTTGGTGGAGGTATAATATCTGACAAGAGGTACGTGGTGTTGCTTTTAGGTGAGGAGCTTGGGACAACCGGTACAAAAGAGGCAGTTGCAATATGGGCAGATCATTCAGGCTTGGCAGGCTTTGCAAGGGAATATTTTGAATACTTGTTAAAAGAATCAAAAGACGTAAAATCAACCAAGGTTTAG
- a CDS encoding glycosyltransferase, with protein sequence MKIGIIHGFVGGGGGTEKTLDAIIESLTSTGHTVTLYTISKPSVSFPNVKTVSTLPFHLPAFGLYQRYMESKLVEKAKDDDLVIQASGGLAVPVDENQKLVIYCHHDFQNETKRDTSKYKGMWSWYYKPYYALSKKFLNRISDKNIFLISNSKFIHDSIKEKFSKDSKIIYPPVETQPFQKNTRKTNSAITVSRYSQEKNLEFAVDVFSDVDIDYTIVGNTKTRLNQIYFEKLSAQVKNSKTHLLQNIPRPQVIENLQRSKVYFHASAETFGISVVESIAAGCIPIVPNNSAHRETVPFDQLRYKQDNKQDAQDKIKKALAGDYDKFIPLLQSSLTNYDKNTFKSTFVDVIQEISSTG encoded by the coding sequence ATGAAGATTGGAATTATCCACGGCTTTGTTGGTGGAGGAGGAGGAACTGAAAAGACACTTGATGCCATAATTGAATCACTAACTAGTACGGGACACACGGTAACACTATATACAATATCAAAACCATCTGTTTCTTTCCCAAATGTCAAGACCGTATCCACACTCCCATTTCATCTGCCAGCCTTTGGCCTCTACCAGAGATACATGGAATCAAAACTAGTTGAAAAGGCAAAAGATGATGACTTGGTAATCCAGGCCTCTGGCGGACTGGCAGTTCCAGTAGATGAAAACCAAAAACTTGTAATCTATTGCCATCATGATTTCCAAAATGAAACAAAAAGGGACACAAGCAAGTACAAGGGTATGTGGTCATGGTACTACAAACCATACTATGCATTGAGCAAAAAATTTCTCAATCGCATATCTGACAAGAACATATTTTTAATATCAAATTCCAAATTCATCCACGATTCCATAAAGGAAAAATTCTCAAAAGATTCCAAAATCATCTATCCCCCAGTTGAGACACAACCATTCCAAAAAAATACACGAAAAACAAATTCTGCCATTACTGTATCAAGATACTCTCAAGAAAAAAATCTTGAATTTGCAGTTGATGTATTCTCTGATGTTGACATTGATTATACAATTGTAGGCAACACAAAGACGCGCCTAAACCAAATTTATTTTGAAAAACTCTCAGCACAGGTAAAAAACTCAAAAACCCACCTGCTACAAAACATCCCAAGACCTCAAGTCATTGAAAACCTCCAGCGCTCCAAAGTTTACTTTCATGCATCTGCTGAAACATTTGGAATATCAGTAGTTGAGAGCATTGCTGCAGGCTGCATACCAATAGTTCCTAATAATTCTGCTCACAGGGAGACTGTCCCATTTGACCAATTAAGGTACAAGCAAGACAACAAACAAGATGCACAAGACAAAATCAAAAAAGCACTTGCAGGAGATTACGACAAGTTCATCCCCTTACTGCAAAGCTCACTTACAAACTATGACAAGAACACATTCAAGTCTACCTTTGTAGATGTAATACAAGAAATCAGCTCTACTGGCTGA
- a CDS encoding SDR family NAD(P)-dependent oxidoreductase yields the protein MDYSSVLDNKNILITGGTGSFGHQMIKELTRYKPKTIRIFSRDEDKQHLMRQEFSDSPILKKMQFVIGDVRDYDRVYTAAKDIDIIFHAAALKQVPAVESHPFEAVKTNIIGAYNVVKASVARKVPKVVAISTDKAVKPVNAMGMTKALQEKLILSDDLSKDNTTFCCVRYGNVLGSRGSIVPLWDAKIAKNEPLPVTHPQMTRFMLTLSQAIDLVFYAVKNTKGGEIFVKKAPASKIVDLAQAYAQIKTNKKNYPIKYIGIRAGEKIDEILVSEEEMRRVEERKDHFVIKREEELDVDSLGKNLKVQEYGSATVKHLNQDELIKLMKQLKWVI from the coding sequence TTGGATTATTCTTCTGTTCTTGACAACAAAAATATTCTGATAACAGGAGGAACTGGAAGTTTTGGGCACCAAATGATTAAAGAGCTAACAAGGTACAAGCCAAAAACAATTAGAATATTCAGCCGAGATGAAGACAAGCAGCACCTGATGAGACAAGAGTTTTCAGATTCTCCAATATTGAAAAAAATGCAGTTTGTAATTGGTGATGTTAGAGATTATGACAGAGTATACACTGCAGCAAAGGACATTGATATCATATTTCATGCCGCAGCACTCAAGCAAGTCCCAGCTGTCGAGTCTCACCCATTTGAGGCAGTAAAGACAAACATTATCGGAGCATACAATGTTGTCAAGGCATCAGTTGCAAGAAAGGTGCCAAAGGTAGTTGCAATTAGTACAGACAAGGCAGTAAAACCCGTAAACGCAATGGGAATGACCAAAGCACTCCAAGAAAAATTAATTCTATCAGATGATCTGTCAAAAGATAATACAACATTTTGCTGTGTCAGGTACGGAAACGTGCTGGGAAGCAGAGGCAGCATTGTACCTTTATGGGATGCAAAAATTGCCAAAAATGAGCCGCTTCCTGTAACACATCCTCAAATGACTAGATTCATGCTCACACTAAGCCAAGCAATCGACCTTGTCTTTTATGCCGTAAAAAATACCAAGGGGGGAGAGATATTTGTCAAAAAGGCTCCCGCATCAAAGATAGTCGATCTTGCCCAAGCATATGCACAAATAAAAACAAACAAGAAAAATTATCCAATAAAATACATCGGAATCCGTGCAGGAGAAAAGATAGACGAAATCTTGGTATCAGAAGAAGAGATGAGGCGCGTTGAAGAAAGAAAGGACCACTTTGTAATAAAGCGCGAAGAAGAGCTTGATGTTGATTCTCTTGGGAAAAACCTCAAGGTACAAGAATATGGCTCTGCAACTGTCAAGCACCTAAACCAAGATGAATTGATCAAATTAATGAAACAACTCAAATGGGTTATCTAA
- the tes gene encoding tetraether lipid synthase Tes, which yields MELIQISNQKTPTLGKKSTIRFTQSICPDCNMILDAEVFERDGKVFMTKTCPTHGECEELYFGSYDMYKKFSTYWIDGKGAHAPNVMIDKCSCPNNCGLCSNHLSHSGLANMIVTNRCDLTCWYCFFYVKKGLEGAYMYEPSQDQVRAMMKTLKAERPIPGNSMQITGGEPMLREDIVDVIKIMKQEGVDHIQMNTNGIRFALDPEAMREVRLAGVNNLYLSFDGVTPRTNPKNHWEIPYALESARKTGTTVVFVPTVIKSINDHELGPIIRYAQKNMDVVHAVNFQPVSLTGRMGKKEREKYRITIPDCIQRIEEQTNGEVTVDDWFPVPSCMPLTNVIEAFSSKPKYELSIHFACGAGTYIFEDAETKKFVPLTRFADIQGMLELFEDKAEEIRSGKNKYFTMLEVVRKLSSFIDKKKQPAGLDLAKMFGSILMKRSFNSVGSWHVKGLFLGMMHFQDKYNEDLERLQRCDIHYLTPDLRIVPFCAFNVIPEWYRDRIQKKYSISVEEWEQRVGAKLEDGLYRGIMRRGSGDELAAGCAKSQMMHQASQSLM from the coding sequence ATGGAATTAATTCAGATATCTAATCAGAAGACTCCTACTCTAGGAAAGAAATCAACTATAAGATTTACTCAGAGTATCTGTCCTGACTGTAACATGATACTTGACGCAGAAGTTTTCGAAAGAGATGGCAAGGTCTTCATGACAAAGACCTGCCCAACACACGGCGAATGTGAAGAACTCTATTTTGGCTCTTATGATATGTACAAGAAATTCAGTACATACTGGATTGACGGCAAGGGTGCACATGCTCCAAACGTAATGATTGACAAGTGCTCCTGTCCAAACAACTGTGGTCTATGTTCCAATCACTTGTCCCACAGTGGACTTGCAAACATGATAGTTACAAACAGATGTGATCTTACTTGCTGGTACTGCTTCTTCTATGTAAAGAAGGGACTAGAAGGTGCATACATGTATGAACCATCCCAAGACCAAGTAAGAGCAATGATGAAGACACTCAAGGCAGAAAGACCAATCCCAGGAAACTCGATGCAGATTACTGGTGGTGAACCAATGCTCAGAGAAGATATTGTTGATGTTATCAAAATAATGAAACAAGAAGGTGTTGATCACATACAGATGAACACCAACGGAATCAGATTTGCGTTAGACCCAGAAGCAATGAGAGAAGTCAGACTTGCAGGTGTCAACAACTTGTATCTCAGCTTTGATGGTGTAACACCAAGAACAAATCCAAAGAACCATTGGGAGATTCCATATGCACTAGAAAGTGCAAGAAAGACCGGAACAACTGTAGTATTTGTCCCAACTGTAATCAAATCAATCAATGATCACGAACTTGGCCCAATAATTCGATATGCACAAAAGAACATGGATGTAGTTCACGCAGTAAACTTCCAGCCTGTCTCCCTTACAGGAAGAATGGGCAAGAAAGAGCGTGAAAAATACAGAATCACAATACCAGACTGTATACAAAGAATTGAAGAGCAGACAAATGGTGAGGTAACAGTAGATGACTGGTTCCCAGTCCCAAGCTGCATGCCTCTAACAAATGTCATTGAAGCATTCTCAAGCAAACCAAAGTATGAACTGTCAATCCACTTTGCATGTGGTGCAGGAACATACATCTTTGAAGATGCAGAGACAAAGAAATTTGTCCCATTGACAAGATTTGCCGATATCCAAGGAATGCTTGAGCTCTTTGAAGACAAGGCAGAAGAGATACGCTCCGGCAAGAACAAGTACTTTACAATGCTTGAGGTAGTAAGAAAACTATCAAGCTTTATCGATAAAAAGAAACAGCCTGCAGGTCTTGACCTTGCAAAGATGTTTGGAAGCATACTGATGAAGAGATCATTTAACTCAGTAGGCTCCTGGCATGTCAAGGGATTGTTCCTTGGAATGATGCACTTCCAGGACAAGTACAACGAAGACCTTGAGAGACTCCAAAGATGTGATATTCACTATCTTACACCAGACTTGAGAATTGTACCATTCTGCGCATTTAACGTAATTCCAGAGTGGTACAGAGACAGAATCCAAAAGAAATACTCCATCTCCGTAGAAGAATGGGAGCAAAGAGTCGGTGCCAAGCTAGAAGACGGTCTTTACAGAGGAATCATGAGAAGAGGCTCTGGTGACGAACTAGCAGCAGGCTGTGCAAAGAGCCAGATGATGCACCAAGCATCCCAATCTCTAATGTAG
- a CDS encoding secondary thiamine-phosphate synthase enzyme YjbQ, translating to MKSHTEYLTYNVPSRRGFVNITPDVRKIIQKSTIKEGLCLVNAMHITASVFINDNEGGLHHDYEKWLEEIAPHEPISQYRHNDTGEDNADAHLKRQVMGREVVVAITKGQLDFGPWEQIFYGEFDGNRPKRVLVKVIGE from the coding sequence ATGAAATCCCACACCGAATATCTTACATACAATGTACCATCAAGGAGAGGCTTTGTCAACATCACACCTGATGTACGAAAGATAATTCAAAAAAGCACAATCAAGGAAGGACTATGTCTTGTAAATGCAATGCACATCACTGCTAGTGTATTTATCAACGATAACGAGGGCGGGCTGCACCATGATTATGAAAAGTGGCTTGAAGAAATCGCACCGCATGAACCAATATCTCAATACCGACACAACGATACCGGAGAAGACAATGCCGATGCACACCTAAAAAGACAAGTTATGGGAAGAGAGGTTGTAGTTGCAATAACAAAGGGCCAGCTTGACTTTGGCCCATGGGAGCAAATCTTTTACGGAGAATTTGACGGCAACAGACCAAAACGAGTTCTTGTCAAAGTAATTGGAGAGTGA
- the wecB gene encoding non-hydrolyzing UDP-N-acetylglucosamine 2-epimerase, producing the protein MAITQTISLMKIMTIFGTRPEIIRLSRIFSLLDKNFDHVMVNTSQNYTYELNSVFFDDLEIRKPDYDLKIRTGKYGPEVSDIITKSEEVLQKERPDVLLILGDTNSGLAAIPAAHHKIKIAHLEAGMRSYDFRMPEEKNRIIIDHLSSLLLPYTAYSRENLIRENIHPAKIYVVGNPIIDVIDHFTPKIDASNIMEEMGLETDGYFLVTAHRSENVDNPETLGKIFSSLNAIGKKFKKQVIYPIHPRTVSKMKKQKIPSNIKLIKPLGFFDFSKLEKNAFCLITDSGTVPEEALYFKKPCVTIRESTERPEYIEEGSNILSGLDPKNIESAVELVTSNQNNTEWNRALGDGKTAQRVANILRGKIDRLDIKS; encoded by the coding sequence TTGGCAATAACACAAACCATATCTCTTATGAAAATAATGACAATCTTTGGAACAAGACCTGAGATAATTAGGTTGAGCAGGATATTTTCTTTGCTTGACAAAAATTTTGATCATGTGATGGTAAACACAAGCCAGAACTATACCTATGAGCTAAATTCTGTATTTTTTGATGATTTGGAGATTCGCAAGCCAGACTATGACTTGAAGATAAGGACTGGCAAGTATGGGCCGGAGGTTTCAGATATTATAACAAAATCAGAAGAGGTGCTGCAAAAAGAAAGACCTGATGTGTTGTTGATTTTAGGAGATACAAACAGCGGGCTTGCTGCAATTCCTGCTGCACATCATAAGATCAAAATAGCACACCTTGAGGCAGGCATGAGAAGCTATGACTTTAGGATGCCAGAAGAGAAAAACAGGATAATAATTGATCATCTGTCATCTCTTCTTTTGCCATATACTGCATACTCTAGAGAGAACCTCATTCGGGAAAACATCCATCCGGCCAAGATCTATGTGGTGGGAAATCCAATCATAGATGTAATAGATCATTTTACTCCAAAGATTGATGCAAGCAACATCATGGAAGAGATGGGCCTTGAGACAGACGGATATTTTTTGGTAACAGCGCATCGAAGTGAGAATGTTGACAATCCGGAAACATTGGGAAAAATATTTTCTTCATTAAATGCAATTGGAAAAAAATTCAAAAAGCAGGTGATATACCCGATTCACCCAAGAACAGTAAGCAAGATGAAAAAGCAAAAGATTCCAAGCAATATTAAATTGATAAAACCTCTTGGCTTTTTTGATTTTTCAAAATTGGAAAAAAATGCATTTTGCTTGATAACAGACTCGGGAACAGTTCCAGAGGAGGCGCTTTATTTCAAGAAACCTTGTGTGACTATTCGAGAAAGTACAGAGAGGCCAGAATACATAGAGGAAGGATCTAACATACTTTCAGGACTTGATCCAAAGAACATTGAATCTGCAGTAGAGCTTGTCACATCAAACCAGAACAACACGGAATGGAACAGAGCACTTGGAGATGGCAAGACTGCGCAAAGAGTTGCCAACATATTGCGTGGCAAGATAGATAGGCTTGACATCAAATCTTAG
- a CDS encoding pelota family protein, whose amino-acid sequence MITKKIDDNSVSLIPEESDDLFTLRRVIDSGDKIVGDTSRVVKQEKDFARPDKGERIKIRVALDVEKISIDDVVDRLRVQGTILESDNPSVSKGTHHSLTLKIGDAITLTKKNWTEIGKKLVFGKKDQGTFVLVSIDTTDCGLGRLSGTHLKLLPNMYSGASGKRYKTKFNIEEFFKDVSSAISTITRDGDGIIVFGPGETKKRLANFLGEIPSVKVHKIQVVDGIDASGEDGIYTFIKSDIMKQTLHESKIAKVSSILDETMARANKKSNKFTMGFEETSRANSAGAVESMVFSDKIFENQDEDKVIEFLNQVEAKGAQVYAVDSTTDAGLRVSALGGVVSLLRFALQG is encoded by the coding sequence TTGATAACAAAAAAAATAGATGACAATTCAGTATCACTCATACCAGAAGAGTCTGACGACTTGTTTACGCTAAGGAGGGTAATAGATAGTGGAGACAAGATAGTTGGGGATACGTCTCGTGTTGTAAAACAGGAAAAAGACTTTGCAAGGCCAGACAAGGGGGAGAGGATAAAGATTCGAGTTGCACTAGATGTTGAGAAAATTTCTATTGACGATGTGGTGGACAGACTGCGAGTCCAGGGAACAATACTAGAATCGGACAATCCGTCAGTGAGCAAGGGGACTCACCATTCTCTTACATTAAAGATTGGGGATGCGATAACTCTGACAAAGAAGAATTGGACTGAGATTGGGAAAAAACTTGTCTTTGGAAAAAAAGATCAGGGTACGTTTGTTCTTGTTTCAATAGATACAACGGACTGTGGTCTTGGGAGGTTGAGCGGTACACATCTCAAGTTGTTGCCAAACATGTACTCGGGTGCAAGTGGGAAAAGATACAAGACCAAGTTTAACATTGAGGAATTTTTCAAGGATGTATCAAGTGCTATATCCACAATAACTCGGGACGGTGATGGTATCATTGTATTTGGTCCGGGGGAGACAAAAAAGAGGCTTGCAAACTTTCTTGGAGAGATTCCGTCTGTCAAGGTGCACAAGATTCAGGTAGTTGATGGGATTGATGCGTCAGGGGAAGATGGGATTTACACGTTTATCAAGTCTGACATCATGAAGCAGACATTGCATGAGAGTAAGATTGCAAAGGTTTCATCCATACTAGATGAAACAATGGCAAGGGCAAACAAGAAGAGCAACAAGTTTACGATGGGCTTTGAGGAGACATCAAGGGCAAACTCTGCTGGTGCAGTAGAATCTATGGTTTTCTCTGACAAAATATTTGAGAACCAGGATGAGGACAAGGTGATAGAGTTTCTAAATCAGGTAGAGGCAAAAGGAGCTCAGGTGTATGCAGTTGATTCTACTACGGATGCGGGACTGAGGGTGTCAGCTCTTGGAGGAGTTGTGTCTCTTCTTAGGTTTGCCCTTCAGGGTTGA
- a CDS encoding metal-dependent transcriptional regulator, with protein MKDQEVLFVGTAEAEHVEMYLKAIWHIKEGGDPVKISTIAKMLNVRQPSVVQMLKKLNESKLVNYNKSGVSLTKNGEEIGSNMMRNSRLLEVLMDSALKVDIDEEMVCGIEHHMSPQFTDALCTMLKHPRKCPHNNDIPRGNCCKN; from the coding sequence ATGAAAGATCAAGAAGTCTTGTTTGTTGGAACTGCTGAAGCAGAACATGTAGAGATGTACCTAAAGGCAATATGGCACATCAAGGAAGGAGGGGATCCTGTAAAGATAAGCACCATTGCCAAGATGCTAAATGTAAGACAGCCAAGTGTTGTCCAGATGTTAAAGAAACTAAATGAATCAAAGCTTGTCAACTATAACAAGAGCGGTGTCTCGCTGACAAAAAATGGCGAGGAGATTGGCTCCAACATGATGCGAAACAGTAGATTACTTGAGGTACTCATGGATAGCGCATTAAAGGTGGACATTGATGAAGAGATGGTTTGTGGAATAGAGCACCATATGAGTCCCCAGTTTACAGATGCATTGTGCACTATGCTAAAACATCCAAGAAAGTGTCCACACAACAATGACATACCTCGTGGAAACTGCTGCAAGAACTAA
- a CDS encoding SDR family oxidoreductase, with protein MSILVTGGSGALGTELKKILDDILAPTHRELDVTDKKSVEEYIKNHDIDTVIHTAALTHIRPCEENKALAWKTNVGGTKNLVDVVQDAKKNIKFVYISTACVFDGHTGMYKESSIPYPENFYALTKLIGEYEVNKLSEYLIIRTNFVAKKRWPYPKAFTDRFGTYLFAQDVAQGVKDVHMENMDGCVHIVGDKKISMFELAKMTTPEIEPMTIKEYSGPRLTMDMSLDTERWKKYKISQ; from the coding sequence ATGAGCATTCTTGTAACTGGCGGAAGTGGGGCACTTGGTACGGAGCTAAAAAAAATACTTGATGACATATTGGCACCCACTCACCGGGAACTTGATGTAACTGACAAAAAGTCAGTTGAAGAGTATATCAAAAACCATGACATTGACACCGTGATACACACTGCTGCACTTACTCATATCAGGCCATGTGAGGAGAACAAGGCGCTTGCATGGAAGACAAATGTGGGCGGTACAAAAAACTTGGTTGATGTAGTACAGGATGCCAAGAAAAATATCAAGTTTGTATATATCAGCACTGCATGTGTCTTTGATGGGCATACAGGGATGTATAAGGAGAGCTCCATTCCATATCCTGAGAACTTTTACGCACTGACAAAATTGATTGGAGAATATGAGGTAAACAAGCTTTCAGAATATTTGATAATTAGGACCAACTTTGTTGCAAAGAAGAGATGGCCGTATCCAAAGGCATTCACGGACAGGTTTGGGACGTATCTTTTTGCCCAAGATGTAGCTCAAGGAGTAAAAGACGTTCACATGGAGAATATGGATGGATGTGTTCACATAGTTGGGGACAAGAAAATATCAATGTTTGAGCTTGCCAAGATGACAACACCTGAGATAGAGCCCATGACAATCAAGGAATATTCAGGTCCCAGACTTACAATGGACATGAGTCTTGATACAGAGCGTTGGAAAAAATACAAGATCAGCCAGTAG
- the cutA gene encoding divalent-cation tolerance protein CutA: MGVIIVSTYPDAKSISKVAHHMVEKKLAACVNYTKINSVYFWQGKIHDSGEFLALFKTTSKSKQSLKKEIAKTHPYEVPEIAEIKPDDINIPYLKWLQDSTLKGKPKKRHNSSKS, encoded by the coding sequence ATGGGAGTCATAATTGTATCCACATATCCTGACGCAAAATCAATCTCAAAGGTCGCACATCATATGGTAGAAAAAAAACTGGCAGCCTGTGTCAACTATACTAAAATAAATTCCGTCTATTTCTGGCAAGGAAAAATCCATGATTCTGGAGAATTTCTTGCACTATTCAAGACTACATCAAAATCAAAACAATCACTCAAAAAAGAGATTGCAAAAACTCATCCATATGAAGTTCCAGAAATTGCAGAAATAAAACCAGATGATATCAACATACCATATCTCAAGTGGCTGCAAGACTCAACCCTGAAGGGCAAACCTAAGAAGAGACACAACTCCTCCAAGAGCTGA
- a CDS encoding glycosyltransferase family 2 protein, with the protein MKVSVIIPVYNAEQYIREAVKSVLEQTYTDIEVIAVNDGSTDKSLEILREYENKIKVISKPNGGTASALNTGIKMMTGEWFKWLGADDILYPTAVEELVSIAAKIQDKNTIIYSDYDIIDGTGLVIRQFIEPNYNNTNQFERNTILLDHFFANAGTILIHKSIFDRFGLYDETIGFQEDYELWLRLCLQHDCKLYLVSKILMGYRVHQNQLTVRNQNKNLANAKKIRQLVLQRLEPQLQEKYQKSLKKYQKTKPLSVKSRHVVRDIIFKVLPRSVSSKILNSYMRRKER; encoded by the coding sequence ATGAAAGTATCCGTAATAATTCCCGTGTATAATGCAGAGCAATACATTAGAGAAGCTGTCAAATCAGTACTGGAACAGACATACACTGACATTGAAGTAATAGCAGTAAATGACGGCTCTACCGACAAGTCACTAGAAATTTTAAGAGAATACGAGAATAAAATCAAGGTAATATCAAAGCCAAATGGAGGAACTGCCTCTGCTCTGAACACTGGGATAAAAATGATGACTGGAGAGTGGTTCAAGTGGTTAGGAGCAGATGATATTTTGTATCCTACTGCAGTAGAAGAGCTAGTCAGCATAGCAGCAAAAATACAAGACAAGAACACAATCATCTATTCAGATTATGACATAATAGATGGGACAGGCCTGGTCATCAGACAGTTTATTGAACCTAATTACAATAACACGAATCAGTTTGAGCGAAATACGATTCTTCTTGATCATTTTTTTGCAAATGCTGGTACAATTCTAATACATAAATCAATATTTGACAGGTTTGGATTATATGATGAAACAATAGGATTTCAGGAGGATTACGAATTATGGTTAAGATTGTGCTTGCAGCATGATTGTAAATTGTATTTGGTATCAAAAATTTTAATGGGATATAGGGTACATCAGAATCAGTTGACTGTGAGAAACCAGAACAAGAACTTGGCAAATGCAAAAAAAATACGGCAACTAGTTTTACAGAGATTAGAGCCTCAATTACAAGAAAAATACCAAAAATCTCTGAAGAAATATCAAAAGACAAAACCATTGTCAGTAAAAAGTCGCCACGTTGTAAGAGATATTATTTTCAAGGTGCTTCCACGATCTGTTTCAAGCAAGATACTAAATTCATACATGCGCAGAAAAGAAAGATAG